The Bifidobacterium animalis subsp. animalis ATCC 25527 genomic interval AAGCGCCATATCTGACGATCCACCTCCGCGCGGGTGTCGATGATCGAATAGATCGGGTTCGAGTGCGAACCGTTCTTGCCTGACACAATGTCCGGACCAATCACCCCCACATCAGGATGCGCCTTGAAATCCTCCTCGCACAGCTCCATGAAATCATCGCAGGCAATGGTGGCACGTTGTTCATCGTGACGATGAAATCGCAATGTAGGCGATTCCGCGCATATTCATACCCGGTATTGTTACCGCCGGCGAACCCTTCATTCACTGCGTTATGCAGCAATGTCACGGTGGAATCAGCACCATACTTGCGTTGCAGCTCTTCGTAGCTACCATTGGCAGAGTTATTGTCCACCACCACTATGGCGGCTTGAGGGCAATGCGTTTTGATGGATTCGATGCAACCTGCCGTGGCATCTCCCGCAAGATAATGCAGCACCACGAATCCGAATTTCGCAGCAGTCATGGATCTCCTTCAGTGGTATCAGCCCTTGGCACGCAAGGCATGCACCAGAAGCGAACGCAACACGGCATTTCGCATCATCGTGTATTTGAATCGAATTGCAGGGCTCAATGCGGAAACATCAATCTGATCCAATCGTGGCCCCAATGCCTGTGCACGAGTCCGAGCCGCCTGCTTGGCGGATTGGGGGTCGGCGAGCATGATGACCGCCTTCAGTTCCTGGAAATACAGGTTCACCTGCTCCTCGTTCCAAGCCCAAAGCAACGTCGCATCTCCATCGAGATGGTACTCATGCATGAGCCGGGCACGCTCGTCAATGGCCGGATGGTATAGACCCTTGGCATTGTTTTTGTAGGTGCGTGCACTCAATCCGCCCATACGGTAGTAATACCCTGCATAATCCACATACACAATCTCGTGTGCCAATTGGAAAGCCTGCATATTGAACAGATTGTCTTGCATGCGAGGCAATGCTGCGTCGAACTGCAGTCCATGCTCCTGCAGGAAAGCGTGCCTGTACAGTTTGCCCCACGGCACTCCAATGGCCGTGACGAATCCTTTGGGCTGTGCATATGAACCATCCATCAATTGACGGAACAGTTCCACCTTCTCGTCAGCGGCACGGGCCGTGAAGGATTCAGGGAAGAAATGCTGCCTGGCGGAATGCTGGTCATCGAATGCCACGCAGGTGCTCATGACGATATCCGGATTACGTTCGGTGGCTTTCAGCAGGGTTTCGAGATAGTCAGGAGCCACATAATCATCCGGATCGATGAAGCACACCCATTCGCCTTTGGCATGGGACAGTCCATTGTTACGGGCCACGGATACGCCGGAATTGTTCTGATCAATGAGCTGAACACGACCATCACGCTGCTCGTAGCCCTCGAGAATGGAGGCGGAGGCATCGGTGGAACCGTCATTGACGGCCAGCACCTCGAAATCCTCGAAACTCTGGTCGAGGAGCGAATCCATGCATGCGCCTACGTATTCTTCTTGGTTGTATACCGGAATGATTACCGAGATCTCAGGCATGCCCCTCACTCCCCTCATGGGTCAATGGCGTACGGGCCACCAATGGCAGATTGCTCATACGTCTACTGTAACGCCAAATGAAGCTGGCATAGCCGTACACGGCCACGAGCAACAGGAACGCGCAATTCTGTACCGGCGCGGTGATGAACACGATCATCACGAATCCGGCGAAATACCACACGTGCCAATCATGGGAACCTAGCACCAGCAGCACAAATGGCACAATCATATAAAGCGCCAGCACTAATCCACCATGGATGAGCAGGAACAGCAAACCACTGGTATACCCCATGCCATCGCGGTAGGCACTCATATAATGCGTCCAAATGTACTCGTCGGAATCGAATCCGAATCCCGTCAGCGGGCGCTGCCACCAAATGCGGAAGCCTTCAGTGAAATCGAGCAAGTGGGTTTGGCCGGAATAGGACGTGGCCATTTTGGAGATTACGATGTGCGTGCCTACGACCACGGCAGCGATGGACACAAGAGCCGCAACACTGAGCAACGCATAGCGCAATCCTCTGCGCTGTACGTGAAGCATGGCCTTCCATAGCAACGGCACCAACAGTACCAATACGTAGAGCGCGCCCCCAGTGGACAGGGATGTGACAAGTGCGCCGATAATGCAGAGATCGGCGCCCCAGTGCACTTTCTTGCCTATATACAAGTCGATGGCGAGTACCATACCGTAAAAAGCCGCAGCGCAGGGTGGTTCATTGAAAATCGACGAGTTTCTCCACACCGTCATGCCCAGTACATGAGCATCCTGCACGTTGTAGTACACATCCGCGTACGAATAGATCGGTGGTACATTATGCACCCAACTCAATCGTTCGACGTGCGAGGGTGGCAGCAGAAGAAAGGAGCTGGCCGCCCATAGCACCACTGATATAGCGGCGAACACCGCCGCCACCACCACCAAACGGTTGAGCAGCACCTTACGCACATATTCGTGGCCACGCATGAGCATGCACCCCATCAATGCAGGCACGATGAGCGCATATTGGAACCAGATGCCGTCCGTGTACCCTGATCCCCCATGAGAGACCGCCATTACCAACTGCCCAATGACGGTGGCCAGCACGAGCACGAGCATCGCAGACCCCACGCGATGCAGACGGTGCCGCGCCTCGCGCCAACAACACAGCATGTACGCAAGGCACACGGCAAGCAACACGAAGCACGAGAGCGAGAAATTATCATCTGCAAGTGCCCACAACGAATTCGAGTTGTAGATGATGGCGAGAACAAGCGCGTAATCCATCAACGTGTTCACCACCTCATGAATTCGCGGGGTATATGCCGCCTGCCGTTGAACGGTTTCGGTGGTGTCTGTCACTTCCTGTACTCCACAACCTTCATCTTCATGCCATCGTGAATGCCCCGCGAATAGGCGCGTAGTTTTGCAATGCGATGGTTCTCGAACAGCAATGACAATGCCATGAGCAACGGAATTTCCGTAAGCCCCTCGCCACCGGTGTGCCTATGGTATTTCTTCCAATACACAATGCGGTTGCGTGACTGGTAGTAGCAACGCATTGGTGAGTAGCCGAGCTTATACAGCGGCTGCCATTGCACACCCGCCGACGTCCTGCGAGGCACCTTCAGCCAGGTACGCTCGGATTTGCCCTTCTCATGCAACAGATAGACGGTGTTGTCTTTGACAATCTCATAGCCGTTCAATATCAGGCGCTCGTTGAAATCGAAGTCCACGTAATCGATGAACAAGTTGTCATCGAAGCCACCAACTGCTAAGGCCGCTGCAACATCGACCAAGGAACCCGAAGTGATCGCACCATGCTTGGCAGCATGGGTCAGCCGCTCCAACGGTGGCATCTTCTGCGCTTGCCACTCCTCCTCGGTCATGCGGTTGCGGTCGAGTATGAATGGGCATACCAACGCCACGGAACCGGTGAGATGTCGTTCCAACTCGTCGCACATGCCTTCCGTGGGCACACTGTCTTGATCGAGCAGCAGCATATGCTTGAACCCGTGCTCCTTGGCGGCATCCAACAACCTGTTCAAGGCAAAGGCTATGCCCCCGTTATTCGGGTCGGCTTCGACCTTCATGGTCGTATATTCCGAGTCCGCAAGCGAGCGGATATCCGCGACGTTCTCCGATCCATTGTCGAAGATGAACACCGCATCCACTTGGCTGACGGTGTTATTCAGGTTCGCACGCAACCGTTCGAGATCGGGATTATAGGTGACTATCCCTGCGCAACGCATACGGTACCCTCTCTACAGCTTGTGTTCGAACAGCAGCGATTTTACACGCGTGCGCAGACTCTCCTTCCACGCACTTTGCTCGGGCATGTATACCGGGTATTCCTTGACCTGCAGCTTGCGCGCGTTCACCCATACGTTGAGCAGACGCTCGGAAAGGAATCCGAAGAGCCGCTGATTGTATGCGTCATACTTCGACACATCGATGCGACGCTCAGCCTCGTCGAGAATACGGAACAGCCAGGTCATATATGCATCGAACCGCTCACCCGACATGACGAACATGTTGTAGGCATATAGCGAATGGTTTTTCAGCATCTCATCCAATGCCGGTATGTACTCCGGGCATTGCTCTTGTATGATCGACCGCACGACTTCCAAGTCATCCATGTTGTGGAACTGGGCGAACTGGTTCCCTATGGTCTTCTTCAACACCCACGGCTCAGGGAGGATCACATCGTATTGTTCAAGATCGCGTGAGAATTGTTCGGCTGGAACAATCTGCGTTTTTCGGTGGTCGGTATAGAAATAACGACGATAGTGCACGAAGCCGATGTTCGCATCACGGTCATCACGGTTCTTCCACACCCAATACTGCGCGGTGAGCTCGCAGAACCCCGGATTCTTGGCAGAGATGTTATCGCCAGTATTGTCTTTTACCTCAATGGAGGCATGGTTCTTGACCGCCCCTGCAAGAATGGGAACATACCCAGGAAGCTGGGGTGCATCAAAATCCTTGTGGCTTACGATATACATGATCGTCTCGGAGGAAACAGGCACTTTATCTCTCCTTCCTGCCATGAGATTTGGCAGCAGCCCTCTGACCATTGCGATTGCCGATGAGGCGGAATCCGCAATCAACGGTGAATCGCATTGCTTCAATCACATGCCCTTGCCTGAGCAAACCGCCAAGCGTGTACTTGACCAAGGAGAGTCCTTCGCCAGACAATGACGCATCGCCAAGAATGTCTTTGTGCTTGGCAATCTCCACGCCCTGAATGTAGTTGCGCTTGTACTGCTGCTTGAAGGTGAAGTTGTGGGAATGAATCACCGTGGCGTTCGCTTCATACACGATCTTCCACCCTGCATGCAGGAAGCGCGCAGCAATGAACATATCTTC includes:
- a CDS encoding glycosyltransferase, whose product is MPEISVIIPVYNQEEYVGACMDSLLDQSFEDFEVLAVNDGSTDASASILEGYEQRDGRVQLIDQNNSGVSVARNNGLSHAKGEWVCFIDPDDYVAPDYLETLLKATERNPDIVMSTCVAFDDQHSARQHFFPESFTARAADEKVELFRQLMDGSYAQPKGFVTAIGVPWGKLYRHAFLQEHGLQFDAALPRMQDNLFNMQAFQLAHEIVYVDYAGYYYRMGGLSARTYKNNAKGLYHPAIDERARLMHEYHLDGDATLLWAWNEEQVNLYFQELKAVIMLADPQSAKQAARTRAQALGPRLDQIDVSALSPAIRFKYTMMRNAVLRSLLVHALRAKG
- a CDS encoding glycosyltransferase, giving the protein MRCAGIVTYNPDLERLRANLNNTVSQVDAVFIFDNGSENVADIRSLADSEYTTMKVEADPNNGGIAFALNRLLDAAKEHGFKHMLLLDQDSVPTEGMCDELERHLTGSVALVCPFILDRNRMTEEEWQAQKMPPLERLTHAAKHGAITSGSLVDVAAALAVGGFDDNLFIDYVDFDFNERLILNGYEIVKDNTVYLLHEKGKSERTWLKVPRRTSAGVQWQPLYKLGYSPMRCYYQSRNRIVYWKKYHRHTGGEGLTEIPLLMALSLLFENHRIAKLRAYSRGIHDGMKMKVVEYRK
- a CDS encoding DUF4422 domain-containing protein, giving the protein MPVSSETIMYIVSHKDFDAPQLPGYVPILAGAVKNHASIEVKDNTGDNISAKNPGFCELTAQYWVWKNRDDRDANIGFVHYRRYFYTDHRKTQIVPAEQFSRDLEQYDVILPEPWVLKKTIGNQFAQFHNMDDLEVVRSIIQEQCPEYIPALDEMLKNHSLYAYNMFVMSGERFDAYMTWLFRILDEAERRIDVSKYDAYNQRLFGFLSERLLNVWVNARKLQVKEYPVYMPEQSAWKESLRTRVKSLLFEHKL
- a CDS encoding glycosyltransferase family 2 protein, with amino-acid sequence MTAAKFGFVVLHYLAGDATAGCIESIKTHCPQAAIVVVDNNSANGSYEELQRKYGADSTVTLLHNAVNEGFAGGNNTGYEYARNRLHCDFIVTMNNVPPLPAMISWSCARRISRRILMWG